In Mytilus edulis chromosome 6, xbMytEdul2.2, whole genome shotgun sequence, the following proteins share a genomic window:
- the LOC139528839 gene encoding uncharacterized protein isoform X2 yields MPTKIAVEEAPAEMTEPERKSSITEPDRKSSNGKPEKFEQANPETEAIEKCCPCVHTVRHKMWFKCFVFLIVFGLDATDLICDWLLFRDVFLTEEGLVYGPPEPAITWSLLAFSILGTFTFIFEISNLWWEVFRENPWIDSDMASAITIWVEDVPQIALNVAIVVCREEAISYLQLVKASVMIFGICIRIIVSLVRYCSKSNLAKTKEKTKWARTHVAYRVFIMFGLILIFAGSVTVFFCTQFERSLDGDIKFNIPRTLFEGKYDDERYFDNVSMYFNHPVIDFESSIEKANWVRLITLYDVREKESEIFKIEYDEITKTKLIIWQTGSSQSLVAKECYTMDKTAKTVTRNTGACNSNFITGNRVKFIFKFTFIKPNVPNLIFGDIKFNTKVNETNKACHDPDISIFDDIRNRKVGAVTHPVIHYYRTQSTASQDHHTIWTTGQLARFFRVKSDLIDITTVWKTGFGYCESSGSLAPHHKTDIRVDCDS; encoded by the coding sequence ATGCCTACAAAAATAGCCGTAGAGGAGGCTCCAGCAGAGATGACAGAGCCAGAAAGGAAGTCTTCTATTACGGAGCCTGACAGGAAGTCTTCAAATGGGAAACCTGAGAAGTTTGAACAAGCTAACCCAGAGACAGAAGCAATAGAGAAATGTTGCCCATGTGTACATACAGTCCGACATAAAATGTGGtttaagtgttttgttttcctgATAGTTTTTGGATTAGACGCTACAGATTTAATCTGTGACTGGTTGTTATTTAGAGATGTCTTTCTGACAGAAGAGGGTTTAGTTTATGGGCCTCCAGAACCAGCAATAACATGGTCCCTTCTTGCTTTTTCTATTCTCGgaacatttactttcatttttgaaatttcaaatttgtgGTGGGAAGTTTTCCGTGAAAATCCATGGATAGATTCAGATATGGCATCGGCCATTACAATCTGGGTTGAGGATGTTCCACAGATAGCTCTGAACGTTGCCATTGTCGTCTGCCGTGAGGAAGCTATAAGTTACCTACAGCTCGTCAAGGCAAGCGTTATGATTTTTGGAATATGTATCCGTATAATTGTATCTTTAGTTCGTTACTGCAGTAAGAGCAATCTAGCTAAaaccaaagaaaaaacaaaatgggCGAGAACACACGTTGCATACAGAGTATTCATTATGTTTGGTCTTATTCTAATTTTTGCGGGATCTGTGACTGTTTTCTTTTGTACACAGTTTGAAAGAAGTTTGGATGGGGACATTAAATTCAATATTCCACGTACACTTTTTGAGGGGAAGTACGACGATGAAAGATACTTTGATAATGTCAGCATGTATTTTAATCACCCAGTCATTGATTTTGAAAGCAGCATAGAAAAAGCTAACTGGGTCCGTCTCATTACTTTATATGATGTACGAGAAAAAGaatctgaaatttttaaaattgaatatgatgaaattacaaaaacaaagttAATAATCTGGCAGACAGGAAGTTCTCAAAGCTTAGTTGCAAAAGAGTGCTACACAATGGACAAAACAGCGAAAACTGTTACACGTAACACTGGGGCATGTAATTCCAATTTTATCACTGGAAATAGAGTGAAATTCATCTTCAAATTCACTTTCATCAAACCAAATGTTCCAAATCTAATTTTTGGGGACATCAAATTTAACACAAAGGTTAACGAGACAAACAAAGCTTGCCATGACCCTGATATCAGCATATTTGATGATATAAGGAACCGAAAAGTTGGTGCCGTGACCCATCCAGTGATTCATTATTATAGAACGCAATCAACGGCTTCTCAAGACCATCATACAATCTGGACTACTGGACAATTAGCACGATTTTTCAGAGTTAAATCAGATTTAATTGATATCACAACAGTTTGGAAGACAGGATTTGGATATTGTGAAAGTTCTGGTAGTTTAGCACCCCATCACAAGACAGATATAAGAGTAGACTGTGATTCATAA
- the LOC139528839 gene encoding uncharacterized protein isoform X1 — MELYPRLPDDTMPTKIAVEEAPAEMTEPERKSSITEPDRKSSNGKPEKFEQANPETEAIEKCCPCVHTVRHKMWFKCFVFLIVFGLDATDLICDWLLFRDVFLTEEGLVYGPPEPAITWSLLAFSILGTFTFIFEISNLWWEVFRENPWIDSDMASAITIWVEDVPQIALNVAIVVCREEAISYLQLVKASVMIFGICIRIIVSLVRYCSKSNLAKTKEKTKWARTHVAYRVFIMFGLILIFAGSVTVFFCTQFERSLDGDIKFNIPRTLFEGKYDDERYFDNVSMYFNHPVIDFESSIEKANWVRLITLYDVREKESEIFKIEYDEITKTKLIIWQTGSSQSLVAKECYTMDKTAKTVTRNTGACNSNFITGNRVKFIFKFTFIKPNVPNLIFGDIKFNTKVNETNKACHDPDISIFDDIRNRKVGAVTHPVIHYYRTQSTASQDHHTIWTTGQLARFFRVKSDLIDITTVWKTGFGYCESSGSLAPHHKTDIRVDCDS, encoded by the exons ATGGAGCTTTACCCACG TCTACCAGATGACACAATGCCTACAAAAATAGCCGTAGAGGAGGCTCCAGCAGAGATGACAGAGCCAGAAAGGAAGTCTTCTATTACGGAGCCTGACAGGAAGTCTTCAAATGGGAAACCTGAGAAGTTTGAACAAGCTAACCCAGAGACAGAAGCAATAGAGAAATGTTGCCCATGTGTACATACAGTCCGACATAAAATGTGGtttaagtgttttgttttcctgATAGTTTTTGGATTAGACGCTACAGATTTAATCTGTGACTGGTTGTTATTTAGAGATGTCTTTCTGACAGAAGAGGGTTTAGTTTATGGGCCTCCAGAACCAGCAATAACATGGTCCCTTCTTGCTTTTTCTATTCTCGgaacatttactttcatttttgaaatttcaaatttgtgGTGGGAAGTTTTCCGTGAAAATCCATGGATAGATTCAGATATGGCATCGGCCATTACAATCTGGGTTGAGGATGTTCCACAGATAGCTCTGAACGTTGCCATTGTCGTCTGCCGTGAGGAAGCTATAAGTTACCTACAGCTCGTCAAGGCAAGCGTTATGATTTTTGGAATATGTATCCGTATAATTGTATCTTTAGTTCGTTACTGCAGTAAGAGCAATCTAGCTAAaaccaaagaaaaaacaaaatgggCGAGAACACACGTTGCATACAGAGTATTCATTATGTTTGGTCTTATTCTAATTTTTGCGGGATCTGTGACTGTTTTCTTTTGTACACAGTTTGAAAGAAGTTTGGATGGGGACATTAAATTCAATATTCCACGTACACTTTTTGAGGGGAAGTACGACGATGAAAGATACTTTGATAATGTCAGCATGTATTTTAATCACCCAGTCATTGATTTTGAAAGCAGCATAGAAAAAGCTAACTGGGTCCGTCTCATTACTTTATATGATGTACGAGAAAAAGaatctgaaatttttaaaattgaatatgatgaaattacaaaaacaaagttAATAATCTGGCAGACAGGAAGTTCTCAAAGCTTAGTTGCAAAAGAGTGCTACACAATGGACAAAACAGCGAAAACTGTTACACGTAACACTGGGGCATGTAATTCCAATTTTATCACTGGAAATAGAGTGAAATTCATCTTCAAATTCACTTTCATCAAACCAAATGTTCCAAATCTAATTTTTGGGGACATCAAATTTAACACAAAGGTTAACGAGACAAACAAAGCTTGCCATGACCCTGATATCAGCATATTTGATGATATAAGGAACCGAAAAGTTGGTGCCGTGACCCATCCAGTGATTCATTATTATAGAACGCAATCAACGGCTTCTCAAGACCATCATACAATCTGGACTACTGGACAATTAGCACGATTTTTCAGAGTTAAATCAGATTTAATTGATATCACAACAGTTTGGAAGACAGGATTTGGATATTGTGAAAGTTCTGGTAGTTTAGCACCCCATCACAAGACAGATATAAGAGTAGACTGTGATTCATAA